The Chloroflexota bacterium genome has a window encoding:
- a CDS encoding glycoside hydrolase family 15 protein gives KYTPYGLPGSSWLPWVDGHGVRTLPIQEDETGLVLWALWQHYRIHRNLDFIVGLYSTLVVPAADWMVGYVDDRNGLIKPSWDLWEERWGVHAFTVGAVWAGLDAARNFAELFGDGPAIARYRDAAERLREAADTHLYSPELGRFSRRIAVEEDSTLTVDMVIDSAICGLWRFGMYAPDEARIADTMQAITDQLSNHGAAGGIGRYRDDYYFRVETDINRVPGNPWFICTLWLAQWHIATAKTEADLRPARDIINWVVAHQLPGGLLSEQLDPNTGAPLSVSPLTWSHAELIVTVDDFCRKAERLRHSGTTTPLAKRSTS, from the coding sequence CAAGTACACGCCGTACGGCCTGCCCGGGAGCTCGTGGCTGCCGTGGGTCGACGGCCACGGCGTGCGCACGCTGCCCATCCAGGAGGACGAGACAGGCCTCGTGCTGTGGGCTCTGTGGCAGCACTACCGCATCCACAGAAACCTCGACTTCATCGTCGGCCTGTACTCCACGCTGGTCGTGCCGGCCGCCGACTGGATGGTCGGCTACGTCGACGATCGCAACGGCCTGATCAAGCCCTCGTGGGACCTGTGGGAGGAGCGCTGGGGCGTCCACGCGTTCACGGTCGGCGCGGTGTGGGCCGGCCTCGACGCGGCTCGGAACTTCGCGGAGCTCTTCGGGGATGGGCCCGCGATCGCTCGCTACCGCGATGCGGCGGAGCGGCTGCGCGAGGCCGCGGACACGCACCTGTACAGCCCCGAGCTGGGCCGGTTCTCCCGCCGGATCGCCGTCGAGGAGGACTCGACGCTCACCGTCGACATGGTCATCGACAGCGCGATCTGCGGGCTGTGGCGGTTCGGCATGTACGCGCCGGACGAGGCGCGCATCGCCGACACGATGCAGGCGATCACGGACCAGCTCTCCAACCACGGAGCGGCCGGCGGCATCGGCCGGTACCGCGACGACTATTACTTCCGTGTCGAGACCGACATCAACCGCGTGCCCGGGAATCCGTGGTTCATCTGCACCCTGTGGCTCGCGCAGTGGCACATCGCGACGGCCAAGACCGAAGCCGACCTGCGGCCCGCGCGCGACATCATCAACTGGGTGGTCGCCCACCAGCTCCCGGGCGGGCTGCTCTCTGAGCAGCTCGATCCGAACACCGGCGCGCCGCTCTCGGTGTCACCCCTGACCTGGTCACACGCAGAGCTGATCGTCACGGTGGACGACTTCTGCCGCAAGGCCGAAAGGCTGCGCCACTCGGGGACGACGACGCCCCTCGCGAAGCGATCGACCTCCTGA